In Chthoniobacterales bacterium, a genomic segment contains:
- a CDS encoding ABC transporter permease, with product MNPFIALETGLREIFSHKFRSFLSMLGIVLGVGSLIATMAITGGMERGMRAFMEQIGGLETVNVVQKEISNEMLNFYDLSPGRTLQDAYAVQQSAPLISQVSPQLEDGMPVSAGGDAMRVRVTGAWPDYMDVAKHQLAAGRFLSQLDVDRGQRAAVIGDSVASTLWPTLSPKEVVGQTIFINDSPFTVVGVFVLYERDRDRIARERGIDRAEKARRERRGSGRNGWDPFRGKNEAVIIPLTTMFYEFKSGLFPDDSSDTVALNNLAIRVKDLSAYEPALAQVRQALMVTHRGVDDFGFDTREDWFDQMEQRMRATRTSGGLIAVISLIVGGIGITNIMLASITERVREIGIRRAVGARARDIFLQIIIESVSIALMGGVLGVAVGIGLVQLLMVIAPGDSEPFISAGSVILSISFAAGAGILSGIYPAVQA from the coding sequence ATGAACCCCTTCATCGCCCTCGAGACCGGCCTGCGGGAAATTTTCTCGCACAAGTTCCGCAGCTTTCTCTCGATGCTCGGCATCGTGCTCGGCGTCGGCAGCCTCATCGCGACGATGGCGATCACCGGGGGCATGGAGCGCGGGATGCGCGCCTTCATGGAGCAGATTGGCGGCCTCGAGACGGTGAATGTCGTGCAGAAGGAAATCTCGAACGAGATGCTGAATTTCTACGATCTCTCGCCGGGACGCACATTGCAGGATGCCTACGCCGTGCAGCAGTCCGCCCCGCTCATCTCGCAGGTCTCGCCGCAGCTCGAGGACGGCATGCCCGTCTCTGCCGGAGGCGACGCGATGCGCGTGCGGGTGACGGGCGCGTGGCCCGATTACATGGACGTGGCGAAGCACCAGCTTGCGGCTGGCCGGTTTCTCTCCCAGCTCGATGTCGACCGGGGCCAGCGCGCGGCGGTCATCGGCGATAGCGTGGCTTCCACCCTGTGGCCGACGCTTTCCCCAAAGGAGGTCGTCGGGCAGACGATCTTCATCAACGACTCACCGTTCACGGTCGTCGGCGTGTTTGTGCTCTACGAGCGCGACCGCGACAGGATCGCCCGCGAACGCGGCATCGACCGGGCGGAGAAGGCGCGTCGGGAACGGCGCGGCTCCGGCCGAAACGGCTGGGACCCCTTCCGCGGCAAGAACGAGGCGGTGATCATCCCGCTCACGACGATGTTTTACGAATTCAAGTCCGGCCTGTTTCCCGACGACTCGTCCGACACGGTGGCTCTCAATAATCTCGCGATTCGCGTGAAGGATCTGTCGGCCTACGAGCCGGCTCTCGCCCAGGTGCGACAGGCTCTGATGGTCACCCACCGCGGCGTGGATGACTTCGGCTTCGACACGCGGGAGGATTGGTTCGACCAGATGGAGCAGCGCATGCGCGCCACGCGCACGAGCGGCGGGTTGATTGCCGTGATCAGCCTCATCGTGGGCGGCATTGGCATCACGAACATCATGCTGGCCAGCATCACCGAGCGCGTGCGCGAGATCGGCATTCGCCGGGCGGTCGGCGCCCGGGCGCGGGATATCTTTCTGCAGATCATCATCGAGAGCGTGTCCATTGCGCTGATGGGCGGCGTCCTCGGCGTCGCGGTGGGCATCGGCCTCGTGCAGCTCCTCATGGTGATCGCGCCGGGGGACAGCGAGCCTTTTATCTCGGCCGGCAGCGTGATCCTGAGCATTTCGTTCGCGGCCGGCGCCGGCATCCTGTCGGGCATCTACCCGGCGGTGCAGGCTT
- a CDS encoding ABC transporter ATP-binding protein, giving the protein MSLVLLEDVKKYYTLGGQEIRALDGVNLRIEEGEFVAIIGPSGSGKSTLMHLLGCLDTPTAGRLEICGHDLSNASSDQLSIVRNREIGFVFQSFNLLPRLNVLENVEVPLIYSGIGARKRRQRAEAVVKRVGLEQRMRNRPTQLSGGQCQRVAIARALVNDPRILFGDEPTGNLDSHTGELILHMFTELQEAGRTVVLVTHDAEVAAVTHRVIEIRDGKIRREYDPRTAPKS; this is encoded by the coding sequence GTGTCCCTCGTTCTCCTCGAAGACGTCAAAAAGTATTACACCCTCGGCGGCCAGGAGATCCGGGCGCTCGATGGCGTGAATCTGCGGATCGAGGAGGGAGAATTCGTCGCGATCATCGGCCCCAGCGGCAGCGGCAAATCCACGTTGATGCACCTGCTCGGCTGCCTCGACACGCCCACCGCCGGCCGGCTGGAGATCTGCGGGCACGACCTCAGCAACGCGAGCTCGGATCAGCTCTCGATCGTGCGCAACCGCGAGATCGGCTTCGTCTTTCAGTCCTTCAATCTCCTGCCGCGGCTCAACGTTCTCGAGAACGTCGAGGTGCCGCTCATCTACTCCGGAATCGGCGCCCGCAAACGTCGCCAGCGGGCCGAGGCGGTCGTGAAGCGCGTGGGCCTCGAGCAGCGCATGCGCAACCGGCCCACGCAGCTCAGCGGCGGCCAGTGCCAGCGCGTCGCCATTGCTCGCGCCCTCGTGAACGACCCGCGCATCCTCTTCGGCGACGAGCCGACGGGCAATCTCGACAGCCACACCGGCGAGCTCATCCTGCACATGTTCACCGAACTGCAGGAGGCCGGCCGCACGGTCGTGCTCGTCACGCACGACGCGGAAGTCGCCGCCGTCACGCACCGCGTGATCGAGATTCGCGATGGAAAAATCCGGCGGGAATACGACCCGCGCACGGCGCCGAAGTCATGA
- a CDS encoding efflux RND transporter periplasmic adaptor subunit — translation MMAAKKKRGLLGLFLFIVIAAAGGLTWFLLSGRAVEEKRDDVPPGLLAKVERRDLDSKLLLSGEVKPAFQVDVKSEVGGKVKELCVTVSQSVKRGDLLAVIDDRDLLTEKKSAQTAIDGAQLAVDKNQGNYDRAKALFEEKLISKEVYKNLEADLLISKNALDKAKSQLDSVNDRLVKTRIIAPSDGTLLDVLVNEGQVVSAAASVNSGTTLMTFADLGRLLIETNVNQMDVGKLSPGQEVFVNMQGDDSNRVKARVEFVAPLATVKNNIKGFLVQALIEDRNSPLKPGMSVSMTVPVGAAKHAVSVPIAAVFKQDNDRVVYVRKGGTTERRKVSVGLTNMSYAEIVSGLNEGEEILLVEPKTLQAANPS, via the coding sequence ATGATGGCGGCAAAGAAAAAACGGGGACTGCTGGGGCTCTTTCTCTTCATCGTCATTGCGGCGGCTGGCGGGCTGACCTGGTTCCTTCTGTCCGGTCGGGCGGTCGAGGAAAAGCGGGACGACGTGCCGCCGGGTCTGCTCGCGAAGGTTGAGCGCCGCGATCTGGACTCGAAACTCCTGCTTTCCGGCGAGGTGAAGCCGGCCTTTCAGGTCGACGTGAAATCCGAGGTCGGCGGCAAGGTGAAGGAACTTTGCGTCACCGTCAGCCAGAGCGTGAAACGCGGCGATCTGCTCGCGGTCATCGACGATCGCGACCTGCTCACCGAGAAGAAATCTGCGCAGACCGCGATCGATGGCGCCCAGCTGGCCGTCGACAAGAATCAGGGTAACTACGACCGCGCGAAGGCGCTCTTCGAAGAGAAGCTCATCAGCAAGGAGGTCTATAAGAATCTCGAGGCCGACCTGCTCATTTCCAAGAACGCCCTCGACAAGGCGAAGAGCCAGCTCGACTCCGTGAACGACCGCCTCGTGAAGACGCGCATCATCGCGCCCTCCGACGGCACGTTGCTCGATGTGCTCGTGAACGAAGGCCAGGTCGTGAGCGCCGCCGCGAGCGTGAACTCCGGCACGACGCTCATGACGTTTGCCGATCTCGGTCGCCTGCTCATCGAGACGAACGTGAACCAGATGGACGTCGGCAAACTTTCTCCCGGGCAGGAGGTCTTCGTGAACATGCAGGGCGACGATTCGAACAGGGTAAAGGCCCGCGTGGAGTTCGTCGCCCCGCTCGCCACGGTGAAAAACAACATCAAGGGCTTCCTCGTGCAGGCGCTCATCGAGGATCGCAACAGCCCGCTGAAGCCTGGCATGTCCGTGAGCATGACGGTGCCCGTGGGCGCGGCGAAGCATGCCGTGAGCGTGCCGATCGCCGCGGTGTTCAAGCAGGACAACGACCGCGTCGTCTACGTGCGAAAGGGCGGCACCACCGAGCGGCGCAAGGTCAGCGTCGGCCTCACGAACATGAGCTACGCCGAGATCGTGTCGGGCCTGAACGAAGGCGAAGAGATTCTGCTCGTGGAACCGAAGACCCTGCAGGCGGCCAACCCGTCGTAG
- a CDS encoding FIST N-terminal domain-containing protein: MPTESPRAVRSESISVLHEGPYDEAAVKQAAERIRSGLSGSASLAFVFVTPDYLPHLEDMADTIRVDGHVRELVGCTGSGITSDGEEREGGSGFSILALYSENTQISIHALSNALVDAADGPKFWTRRFPTVGGWLVFTNPFGFAVDDWLVDWNAAFPGVPTIGGLASGGRDAESMAVFHNGRVIDGGVLVGFSGSLRLVPAVSQGCKPIGEPLPVTKAEDNIIFSLGSRPAYQALEAAFQSLSEAERSHAQGNLFAGIAGTEYLEDFRPGDFLIRNIIGADPDSGAVVIAGIPRVGQTVQYQLRDKDVADSDLRRVLKSAAKGAKRPVASLLFCCTGRGSSFFGAASHDAGMLEEVLGRHSSAGFFCNGEIGPVAGSNCMHGYTASCAIFVET; encoded by the coding sequence ATGCCGACCGAATCTCCGCGCGCCGTCCGTAGCGAGTCCATTTCCGTCCTGCACGAAGGACCCTACGACGAGGCGGCGGTGAAACAGGCGGCGGAACGCATCCGCAGCGGCCTGAGCGGATCCGCCTCGCTGGCGTTCGTCTTTGTCACGCCCGACTATCTGCCCCACCTCGAGGATATGGCCGACACGATCCGCGTGGACGGCCACGTGCGCGAGCTCGTCGGCTGCACCGGCAGCGGGATCACCTCCGATGGCGAGGAACGCGAGGGCGGCAGCGGTTTTTCCATTCTCGCGCTGTATTCCGAGAACACGCAGATCTCCATCCATGCGTTGTCGAATGCGCTCGTGGACGCCGCCGACGGCCCGAAATTCTGGACCCGGCGATTCCCGACGGTGGGGGGCTGGCTGGTATTCACGAACCCCTTCGGCTTCGCGGTGGACGACTGGCTCGTCGACTGGAACGCGGCGTTCCCGGGCGTTCCGACGATCGGCGGCCTCGCCAGCGGCGGTCGCGACGCCGAGAGCATGGCGGTCTTCCACAATGGTCGGGTGATCGATGGCGGCGTGCTCGTTGGCTTTTCCGGTTCGCTCCGTCTCGTGCCGGCCGTCAGTCAGGGTTGCAAGCCGATCGGCGAGCCGCTCCCGGTGACGAAGGCCGAGGACAACATCATTTTCTCGCTCGGCTCCCGCCCGGCCTATCAGGCGCTCGAGGCCGCCTTCCAATCCCTCTCGGAGGCCGAGCGGTCCCACGCGCAGGGCAATCTTTTCGCCGGCATCGCGGGCACGGAATATCTCGAGGACTTCCGCCCCGGGGATTTCCTCATCCGGAACATCATCGGCGCGGACCCCGATTCCGGCGCAGTCGTCATCGCGGGCATCCCGCGCGTGGGCCAGACGGTGCAATACCAGCTGCGCGACAAGGATGTGGCCGACTCCGATCTTCGCCGGGTGTTGAAGTCCGCCGCAAAGGGCGCAAAGCGGCCCGTGGCCTCGCTGCTGTTCTGCTGCACGGGCCGGGGCTCGAGTTTCTTCGGCGCGGCCAGTCATGATGCCGGCATGCTCGAGGAAGTGCTGGGCCGGCACAGCTCCGCGGGATTTTTCTGCAACGGCGAGATTGGTCCGGTCGCCGGCTCCAACTGCATGCACGGCTACACGGCGTCGTGCGCGATCTTTGTCGAAACCTGA
- a CDS encoding ACT domain-containing protein has translation MKIVEQLSLFIVNRPGTLAAVCDALAEARVNIYGLSIADATDHAVVRMVVSDPRKALHVFEAHGTLAVESDVLMIENENRPGMLSRIASTLAIHKVNIEYAYLASLPTAKKGLLIMRVNDAKKALRVLKTALGG, from the coding sequence GTGAAAATCGTCGAGCAGCTCTCCCTGTTTATCGTGAATCGGCCCGGCACGCTGGCGGCCGTGTGCGACGCGCTCGCCGAGGCCCGGGTGAACATCTACGGCCTCAGCATCGCCGACGCGACCGATCACGCCGTGGTGCGCATGGTCGTGAGCGACCCGCGCAAGGCGCTGCATGTCTTCGAGGCGCACGGCACGCTCGCGGTGGAGAGCGATGTTCTGATGATCGAGAATGAGAACCGGCCGGGCATGCTTTCGCGCATCGCTTCGACCCTCGCCATCCACAAGGTGAATATCGAATACGCCTACCTCGCCTCGCTGCCGACGGCGAAAAAAGGCCTGCTGATCATGCGTGTGAACGACGCCAAAAAGGCCCTCCGGGTGCTGAAGACCGCCCTCGGCGGGTGA
- a CDS encoding metal-dependent hydrolase yields the protein MDFTYYGHSCFAVTAAGKRLLFDPFITPNELAKDVDVDAIAADFILVTHGHFDHVGDVMRIATRTGAQVIANFEVYQWLGKQGLEKVHPLNPGGGFDFEFGRVKSVNAIHSSSLPDGSYGGQPSGFVVTPKEGGAFYYAGDTALTLDMKLIAEESALQFAVLPIGDNFTMGAADAAKAAGFVGVKDVVGVHYDTFPPIRIDHEAARAEFAKAGCRLHLPAIGETIAL from the coding sequence ATGGACTTCACCTATTACGGACACTCCTGTTTCGCGGTCACGGCTGCCGGCAAACGGCTGCTGTTCGATCCCTTCATCACTCCGAACGAACTGGCAAAGGACGTCGACGTGGACGCCATCGCGGCGGACTTCATTCTCGTCACGCACGGGCATTTCGATCACGTCGGCGATGTGATGCGTATCGCCACCCGGACCGGAGCGCAGGTGATCGCCAATTTCGAGGTCTACCAGTGGCTTGGAAAACAGGGCCTCGAGAAGGTCCATCCGCTGAATCCCGGCGGCGGGTTCGACTTCGAGTTCGGCCGCGTGAAATCCGTCAACGCGATCCATTCCAGCAGCCTGCCCGACGGCAGCTACGGCGGACAGCCGAGCGGGTTCGTCGTCACGCCAAAGGAGGGCGGCGCCTTTTATTATGCCGGCGACACGGCGCTCACGCTCGACATGAAGCTCATCGCGGAGGAGTCCGCGCTGCAATTCGCGGTGCTGCCCATCGGCGACAATTTCACGATGGGCGCGGCGGATGCGGCGAAGGCGGCGGGATTCGTCGGCGTGAAGGACGTCGTGGGCGTGCATTACGACACGTTCCCGCCGATCCGCATCGATCACGAGGCGGCCCGGGCGGAGTTTGCGAAAGCCGGCTGCCGCCTGCATTTGCCAGCCATCGGTGAGACGATCGCGCTTTAG
- the secA gene encoding preprotein translocase subunit SecA: protein MINWIFKLILGSKNQRELRRMQPTVRRINEIEAQLGSLSDEDLRAKTAAWKEELAKIEDPKALQARLDEILPEAFAVVKQAARRLTERKHSFTVCDQAVTWNMVHFDVQLIGGMVLHKSRIAEMATGEGKTLVATLPLYLNALTGRGVHLVTVNDYLARRDAEWMGQLYGFLGLTTGIIQEDQDPQERRAQYAADISYGTNAQFGFDYLRDNGMASSREQQVQRGHYFAIVDEVDSILIDEARTPLIISGPATVSTHQYDRFKPLVDQLVRRQTMLCGRLVAEGKELIEKGDKEAAGRTLFKVKLGQPRNKALMRLMEDPEIRRLVDKSELYFYQDNKTKDELIELKEELFFTIDERQQDADLTQQGRDYLNPDDPDAFVLPDLLTEFADIETNAALAPAEKAVEKGKRQAFCDAQAERIHNISQLLKAYCLYEKDVEYVVEDNKVIIVDTFTGRKMAGRRWSDGLHQAVEAKEGVQIDRETQTLATITIQNYFRLYEKLAGMTGTAETEVNEFHDIYRLDVSVIPTNRKVARIDLNDRIYKTRREKYNAVIEEIKTSYAKGQPVLVGTASVEASELVSRMLKREKIPHTVLNAKYHLQEAEIVQRAGLKGAVTISTNMAGRGTDIKLGEGVQELGGLYVLGTERHESRRIDRQLRGRCARQGDPGLSRFFVSFEDDLMRNFGASERMTKIMETFGMKEGEELEHPWLNRSVETAQKRVEARNYQIRRRTLEFDDVMNQQREVVYGYRNEVMDTEDPRRMIYEVIDEVVPKRVAEYLTAEEGVEPDAEGLLMWLNTTFPLGLTPERANLDKRTAEENSAYLVETIKNAYEQKAAIEEPTALTGLERYIILNAIDRLWQEHLYAMDGLREAVNLRAFGQKDPLVEYKNDGYAMFVELMDNIKSEVLNNLFRSTTNLQAFEKLLGSLPQTLIQQMLEGKDIMLGGSAAEAMAAEDDEVEKASASPRLELPLRREAPQVGRNDTCPCGSGKKFKNCCGRKA, encoded by the coding sequence ATGATCAACTGGATTTTCAAACTCATTCTCGGCTCGAAAAATCAGCGCGAGTTGCGGCGCATGCAGCCGACCGTGCGGCGCATCAACGAGATCGAGGCGCAGCTCGGCTCGCTCAGCGACGAGGACCTTCGCGCGAAGACCGCCGCCTGGAAGGAAGAGCTTGCGAAGATCGAGGATCCCAAGGCACTCCAGGCGAGACTGGATGAAATTCTGCCCGAGGCTTTCGCCGTCGTGAAGCAGGCCGCGCGCCGCCTCACCGAGCGCAAGCACAGCTTCACGGTGTGTGATCAGGCCGTGACCTGGAACATGGTGCACTTCGACGTGCAGCTCATCGGCGGCATGGTCCTGCACAAGAGCCGCATTGCGGAAATGGCCACTGGTGAGGGCAAGACGCTCGTCGCCACGCTCCCGCTTTATCTCAACGCGCTCACCGGCCGCGGCGTCCATCTCGTCACGGTGAACGATTACCTCGCCCGTCGCGACGCGGAGTGGATGGGCCAGCTCTACGGATTCCTCGGTCTCACGACCGGCATTATCCAGGAGGATCAGGATCCCCAGGAACGCCGTGCGCAATATGCCGCCGACATCAGCTACGGCACGAACGCGCAATTCGGCTTCGATTACCTGCGCGACAATGGCATGGCCAGCAGCCGCGAGCAGCAGGTGCAGCGCGGGCATTACTTTGCGATCGTCGACGAAGTGGACTCTATCCTCATCGACGAAGCGCGCACGCCGCTCATCATCAGCGGCCCGGCGACCGTTTCCACGCATCAATACGACCGCTTCAAGCCGCTCGTCGACCAGCTCGTGCGCCGGCAGACGATGCTTTGCGGCCGCCTCGTGGCCGAGGGCAAGGAGCTGATCGAGAAGGGCGACAAGGAGGCCGCGGGCCGCACGCTCTTCAAGGTGAAGCTCGGCCAGCCCCGCAACAAGGCGCTGATGCGCCTGATGGAGGACCCCGAGATCCGCCGCCTCGTCGACAAGTCCGAGCTGTATTTCTATCAGGACAACAAGACGAAGGACGAACTCATCGAGCTCAAGGAAGAGCTGTTCTTCACGATCGACGAACGTCAGCAGGACGCCGACCTCACGCAGCAGGGTCGCGATTACCTCAATCCCGACGATCCCGACGCGTTCGTGCTGCCCGACCTGCTTACCGAGTTCGCCGACATCGAGACGAACGCCGCGCTCGCTCCCGCCGAGAAGGCCGTGGAGAAGGGCAAGCGCCAGGCTTTCTGCGACGCGCAGGCCGAGCGCATTCACAATATTTCGCAGCTCCTCAAGGCCTACTGCCTCTACGAAAAGGACGTCGAGTATGTCGTCGAGGACAACAAGGTCATCATCGTCGACACCTTCACCGGCCGCAAGATGGCCGGCCGCCGCTGGAGCGACGGGCTCCACCAAGCCGTCGAGGCGAAGGAAGGCGTGCAGATCGACCGCGAGACGCAGACGCTCGCCACGATCACGATTCAGAATTACTTCCGCCTCTACGAAAAACTCGCGGGCATGACCGGCACCGCCGAGACCGAGGTCAATGAGTTCCACGACATTTACCGGCTCGACGTGTCCGTCATCCCGACGAACCGCAAGGTCGCCCGCATCGACCTGAACGACCGCATCTACAAGACGCGCCGCGAGAAATACAACGCCGTCATCGAGGAGATCAAAACCTCCTACGCGAAGGGCCAGCCCGTGCTCGTCGGCACAGCGAGCGTCGAAGCTTCCGAGCTCGTGAGTCGCATGCTCAAGCGCGAGAAGATCCCGCACACCGTCCTCAACGCGAAGTATCACCTGCAGGAGGCCGAGATCGTCCAGCGCGCCGGTCTCAAGGGCGCCGTCACCATCTCGACGAACATGGCCGGCCGCGGCACCGACATCAAACTTGGCGAAGGCGTCCAGGAACTCGGCGGCCTCTACGTGCTCGGCACCGAGCGTCATGAATCCCGCCGCATCGATCGCCAGCTGCGCGGCCGTTGCGCGCGCCAGGGCGACCCCGGTTTGTCGCGCTTCTTCGTCAGCTTCGAGGACGATCTCATGCGCAACTTCGGCGCCAGCGAGCGCATGACGAAGATCATGGAGACCTTCGGCATGAAGGAGGGCGAGGAGCTCGAGCACCCGTGGCTCAACCGCTCCGTGGAGACTGCGCAGAAGCGCGTCGAGGCCCGCAATTACCAGATCCGCCGCCGCACGCTCGAGTTCGACGATGTCATGAACCAGCAACGCGAGGTCGTTTACGGCTATCGCAACGAGGTGATGGACACCGAGGACCCTCGCAGGATGATCTACGAGGTCATCGACGAGGTCGTGCCCAAGCGCGTCGCCGAATACCTCACCGCCGAGGAAGGCGTCGAGCCTGACGCGGAAGGCCTGCTCATGTGGTTGAACACGACGTTCCCGCTCGGGCTCACGCCCGAGCGCGCGAATCTCGACAAGCGCACCGCCGAAGAAAATTCCGCGTATCTCGTCGAGACGATCAAGAACGCCTACGAGCAGAAGGCCGCCATCGAAGAGCCGACGGCGCTCACCGGCCTCGAGCGTTACATCATTCTCAACGCGATCGACCGTCTCTGGCAGGAGCATCTCTACGCGATGGACGGCCTCCGCGAGGCCGTGAACCTGCGCGCCTTCGGCCAGAAGGACCCGCTCGTCGAATACAAAAACGACGGCTACGCGATGTTCGTGGAGTTGATGGACAACATCAAATCCGAGGTCCTCAACAACCTCTTCCGCAGCACGACGAATCTCCAGGCCTTCGAGAAGCTTCTCGGCAGCCTGCCGCAGACGCTCATCCAGCAGATGCTCGAGGGAAAAGACATCATGCTCGGCGGGTCCGCCGCGGAGGCGATGGCCGCAGAGGACGACGAGGTCGAGAAAGCGTCTGCGTCTCCCCGGCTCGAGCTGCCCCTGCGCCGCGAGGCGCCCCAGGTGGGCCGCAACGACACCTGCCCCTGCGGCAGCGGCAAGAAGTTCAAGAACTGCTGCGGCCGGAAGGCCTGA
- a CDS encoding transcription termination/antitermination NusG family protein has translation MATFDPKLVPVEPAWYCVRVRPKQEAVSARMLRSEAGIEVFCPFIRFKRARRGGTMWVTEGMFPGYLFGRFAFAEHHRHIVSISGVSTIVRFGEQPAVVPDQIIAELKAHVTGDETIVIEQSIEPGTEVRIVEGAYAGVTAVVSRLLPARERVAVLLEVLGMEREVEISAGAILPDASHPLSPE, from the coding sequence ATGGCGACTTTTGACCCTAAATTGGTTCCGGTAGAGCCCGCGTGGTATTGCGTGCGGGTGAGGCCGAAGCAGGAGGCCGTGAGCGCACGGATGCTGCGGAGCGAGGCGGGGATCGAGGTCTTTTGCCCGTTCATCCGCTTCAAGCGGGCCCGTCGCGGTGGCACGATGTGGGTCACCGAGGGTATGTTTCCCGGGTATCTTTTCGGCCGGTTCGCCTTTGCCGAGCATCACCGCCACATCGTGTCCATCTCAGGAGTCTCGACGATCGTGCGGTTCGGCGAGCAGCCGGCGGTGGTGCCTGACCAGATCATCGCGGAGCTTAAGGCGCACGTCACCGGCGACGAAACGATCGTGATCGAGCAGTCGATCGAGCCCGGCACGGAAGTGCGCATCGTCGAGGGAGCTTACGCGGGCGTGACGGCGGTCGTTTCGCGGCTTTTGCCGGCGCGCGAGCGCGTCGCGGTGTTGCTCGAGGTGCTCGGGATGGAGCGCGAGGTGGAGATTTCCGCCGGGGCGATCCTGCCCGATGCGTCGCATCCGTTGTCGCCGGAGTAG
- a CDS encoding UDP-2,3-diacylglucosamine diphosphatase: protein MAHYRTGWISDVHLGTRGCKAEALLEFLRTHEFDTLYLVGDLIDIWALRRGIYWPQEHNDVIQKLLRKGRKGTEIIYIIGNHDEFLGSFYGNFASVTLQQNAIHTTADGRRLLIIHGHELDTVVQNLGWLAHVGDIGYTLLMRFNGLINFFRRLLGLGYWSLSAYVKAEVKNVVSFIGKFEEAVVRYAREHKVDAVLCGHIHTPGVRDIDGITYYNTGDWVESATAIVEHHDGRIELLHCPLDVEGPFEPEPALELTAA from the coding sequence ATGGCACACTATCGAACAGGGTGGATTTCGGACGTGCATCTCGGCACGCGTGGTTGCAAGGCGGAGGCGTTACTGGAATTTCTCCGCACTCACGAGTTCGACACGCTTTATCTTGTCGGCGACCTCATCGACATCTGGGCGCTCCGACGCGGGATCTACTGGCCGCAGGAGCACAACGACGTCATCCAGAAGCTCCTTCGCAAGGGCCGCAAGGGCACCGAGATCATCTACATCATTGGAAATCACGATGAGTTCCTCGGCAGCTTTTACGGGAACTTCGCCAGCGTGACGCTCCAGCAGAACGCGATTCACACCACGGCGGACGGACGACGCCTTCTCATCATTCACGGCCACGAACTCGACACCGTGGTGCAGAACCTCGGCTGGCTCGCCCACGTGGGAGACATTGGCTACACGCTCCTCATGCGGTTCAACGGCCTCATCAATTTCTTCCGCCGTCTCCTTGGCCTCGGTTACTGGTCACTCAGCGCCTACGTGAAGGCCGAGGTGAAGAACGTGGTGAGTTTCATCGGCAAGTTCGAGGAAGCCGTCGTCCGCTACGCCCGGGAACACAAAGTCGACGCCGTGCTCTGCGGCCACATCCACACCCCGGGGGTGCGCGACATCGACGGCATCACCTATTACAACACGGGCGACTGGGTCGAGAGCGCGACGGCGATCGTCGAGCACCACGACGGCCGGATCGAGTTGCTGCATTGCCCGCTCGATGTCGAAGGCCCTTTCGAACCGGAACCGGCCCTCGAGCTGACCGCGGCCTAG
- a CDS encoding prepilin-type N-terminal cleavage/methylation domain-containing protein has product MKLRSRSGFTLIELLVTIAIIGMLATLFIPSLKGVLTKAQSAKCAGNLRAIAGAVQACALDNDNYYPEIEAMPSNPVYQGRQVNALLAVLGPYGLQEAALKCPADMARTTSYFKKEGSSYMWRPLVDTELVNATKIYRRGREMVVPSSRAPLASDFTAVHGGRVNVVFADGHVRMF; this is encoded by the coding sequence ATGAAACTTCGGTCCCGGTCCGGCTTCACGCTCATTGAGTTGCTTGTCACGATCGCCATCATTGGCATGCTTGCGACGCTGTTCATCCCATCGTTGAAGGGCGTGCTCACCAAGGCGCAGAGCGCAAAATGCGCCGGCAATCTCCGCGCGATCGCGGGCGCCGTGCAGGCCTGCGCCCTGGATAACGACAACTATTACCCCGAGATCGAGGCGATGCCGTCGAACCCGGTTTATCAGGGCAGGCAGGTCAATGCGCTGCTCGCCGTCCTCGGGCCCTACGGTCTGCAGGAGGCCGCCCTGAAATGCCCGGCCGACATGGCTCGCACCACGAGTTACTTCAAGAAGGAGGGCTCCAGCTACATGTGGCGCCCGTTGGTGGATACCGAACTCGTCAACGCGACGAAGATCTATCGCCGGGGCCGGGAAATGGTGGTCCCTTCCAGCCGCGCACCGCTTGCGAGCGACTTCACGGCCGTTCACGGCGGCCGCGTCAACGTCGTGTTCGCCGACGGCCACGTGCGGATGTTCTAG